Proteins from a single region of Belliella baltica DSM 15883:
- the mnmG gene encoding tRNA uridine-5-carboxymethylaminomethyl(34) synthesis enzyme MnmG: MFPQYDVIVVGAGHAGCEAAHASAKMGSKVLLCTMNMNTIAQMSCNPAMGGVAKGQIVREIDALGGMSGIISDKSMIQFRMLNRSKGPAMWSPRTQNDRMRFAEEWRLALENTPNVDFWQEMITGLIVKDKRVTGVRTSIGLEILAKSVVLTNGTFLNGLIHIGEKQFGGGRTGEGAARGITEQLVQLGFEAGRMKTGTPPRVDGRSLDYTKMEIQYGDENPEKFSYSDETRPLEKQHTCWITYTNKEVHNTLETGFNRSPMFNGRIQGLGPRYCPSIEDKINRFAERERHQIFVEPEGWNTVEMYVNGFSTSLPEDVQYEAMRKIPGFENAKMFRPGYAIEYDFFPPTQLKLTLETQLIENLYFAGQINGTTGYEEAASQGLVAGINASLKVEEKDPFLLKRSDAYIGVLIDDLINKGTEEPYRMFTSRAEFRLLLRQDNADLRLTELGHKIGLASDQRLEKMIDKKSDTQKLINDLKQKKLSPEIINEGLENLETATIKEKVTIDKLLKRPQLGLKDIMEFDNEFKQYLSKYSKEVLEQAEIQIKYESYIEKESQMVEKLSNMENYKIPLSFDYLSITALSAEGKQKLNKVKPETLGQASRISGVSPADLSILTVYLGR, encoded by the coding sequence ATGTTTCCACAATACGATGTAATAGTAGTAGGGGCAGGTCATGCAGGTTGCGAAGCTGCACATGCTTCAGCAAAGATGGGTTCTAAGGTACTTCTGTGTACTATGAACATGAACACTATTGCCCAAATGTCATGTAATCCTGCTATGGGAGGGGTTGCAAAAGGACAAATTGTAAGAGAAATCGATGCTCTTGGAGGAATGTCAGGGATAATTTCAGACAAATCCATGATTCAATTTAGAATGTTAAATAGATCAAAAGGGCCTGCAATGTGGTCACCAAGAACCCAAAATGATAGAATGCGCTTTGCAGAAGAATGGAGATTAGCCTTAGAGAATACACCAAATGTAGATTTTTGGCAAGAAATGATTACGGGTCTAATTGTAAAAGATAAACGAGTAACAGGAGTAAGAACAAGCATAGGTCTTGAAATTCTTGCTAAATCAGTAGTACTTACAAACGGGACGTTTTTAAACGGATTGATTCATATAGGGGAGAAGCAATTTGGAGGAGGAAGAACAGGGGAAGGAGCAGCAAGAGGAATAACAGAACAATTGGTTCAACTCGGTTTCGAGGCAGGAAGAATGAAAACAGGAACGCCACCAAGAGTTGATGGTAGATCTCTCGATTATACGAAAATGGAAATTCAATATGGTGACGAAAACCCCGAAAAATTCTCCTATTCTGACGAAACAAGACCCTTAGAAAAACAACATACCTGCTGGATTACTTATACAAATAAAGAAGTACATAACACCCTAGAAACTGGATTCAATAGATCACCAATGTTTAATGGTAGAATTCAAGGCTTAGGGCCGAGATATTGCCCTTCTATTGAGGATAAAATCAATAGATTTGCTGAAAGAGAAAGACATCAAATATTTGTTGAGCCAGAAGGATGGAATACAGTAGAAATGTACGTCAACGGATTTTCTACATCCCTGCCAGAAGATGTACAATATGAAGCCATGCGGAAAATCCCTGGATTTGAGAATGCTAAAATGTTCCGACCAGGCTACGCGATTGAATATGATTTCTTCCCACCCACTCAACTTAAATTAACCTTAGAAACCCAATTAATTGAAAATTTATATTTCGCTGGACAAATCAATGGGACAACAGGATATGAAGAAGCAGCATCTCAAGGTCTCGTTGCAGGAATAAATGCTTCTTTAAAAGTGGAAGAAAAAGATCCCTTCCTATTGAAAAGATCTGATGCATACATCGGAGTTCTAATAGATGATCTAATCAATAAAGGCACAGAGGAACCCTACCGAATGTTCACATCAAGAGCAGAATTTAGACTACTACTAAGACAAGATAATGCAGATTTGAGATTAACTGAACTCGGACACAAAATAGGTCTTGCAAGTGATCAGAGATTGGAGAAAATGATAGACAAAAAATCAGATACTCAAAAGCTAATTAATGACCTCAAACAGAAAAAACTATCTCCTGAAATAATCAATGAAGGTTTAGAAAATCTAGAAACAGCAACTATAAAAGAAAAGGTAACTATTGATAAATTGTTAAAAAGACCTCAATTAGGTTTAAAAGATATCATGGAGTTTGATAACGAATTCAAACAATATCTATCAAAATACAGCAAAGAAGTGTTAGAACAGGCAGAGATTCAAATCAAATATGAAAGCTACATAGAAAAAGAATCACAAATGGTAGAAAAACTTTCTAACATGGAAAATTATAAAATTCCTTTAAGTTTTGATTACTTATCTATAACGGCATTATCAGCAGAAGGAAAGCAAAAACTGAATAAAGTAAAGCCAGAAACATTAGGTCAAGCATCAAGAATAAGTGGTGTATCTCCAGCCGATTTATCGATATTGACAGTTTATTTAGGAAGATAA
- the ybeY gene encoding rRNA maturation RNase YbeY → MAIQFFDEDSGFKLKDKNLHKKWLKEIAAKEGYQIGELTYIFCTDEYLFNINVEYLNHDTYTDIITFDNSEDEEMIEGDIFISIDRVKENAIKEDIEFYKELHRVMSHGVLHLMGYKDKSLEDIKMMREMEDQSISLYKNI, encoded by the coding sequence ATGGCAATTCAATTCTTTGATGAAGATTCAGGTTTCAAATTGAAAGATAAAAACCTTCATAAAAAGTGGCTAAAAGAAATAGCAGCAAAAGAAGGTTACCAAATCGGAGAACTTACTTACATATTTTGTACAGATGAATACCTATTCAATATCAATGTAGAATATCTAAATCACGATACTTATACAGACATCATCACTTTTGATAACTCAGAAGATGAAGAAATGATAGAAGGAGATATATTCATCAGTATAGACAGAGTAAAAGAAAATGCCATAAAAGAAGATATAGAATTCTACAAAGAACTTCACCGAGTAATGAGTCATGGTGTTTTGCATTTGATGGGATACAAAGACAAAAGCCTAGAAGATATTAAAATGATGAGAGAAATGGAAGACCAATCTATTTCTCTTTATAAAAATATATAA
- a CDS encoding ATP-binding protein — MKSIKISIPSLIENIKIIESFIDNAKERFHIDDDIYGNIMISVTECVSNAILHGNKGDASKNVDLELHFDEEEIKFIIKDEGSGFEFDELKDPTAPENLEKAGGRGIFIMKHLADDVSFEEEGRKTILKFYMY; from the coding sequence ATGAAATCTATAAAAATTTCAATCCCTTCTCTAATAGAGAATATTAAAATCATAGAAAGCTTCATTGATAATGCGAAAGAAAGATTCCACATCGATGATGATATCTATGGAAATATTATGATTTCCGTTACTGAATGCGTGAGTAATGCTATTCTTCACGGAAATAAGGGAGATGCTTCTAAAAATGTAGATCTGGAGCTACACTTTGATGAAGAAGAAATAAAATTTATCATCAAGGATGAAGGTAGTGGATTTGAATTTGATGAATTGAAAGACCCAACAGCTCCGGAAAATTTGGAAAAAGCAGGTGGAAGAGGAATATTTATCATGAAGCATCTTGCAGATGATGTGAGTTTTGAAGAAGAAGGAAGAAAAACTATTTTAAAATTTTATATGTATTAA
- a CDS encoding Ig-like domain-containing domain produces the protein MKLLIKIFSIIIIIILYSCAKQNTPMGGDKDETPPELLSIKPINESTNIKPETIELEFNEFIKIETPNKLIIVTPRINKDEMIVTALKNKVVIKLNQELEDSTTYVFNFQKSIQDITESNPAENLKLVFSTGEYIDSLKLKGNVTYTFPPKEKFIKDVLIGLYEKNDTTDVLTAAPYYIAAADSSGNFEITNIKAGEYRAYAWFDSNNNLKAEDKSEPYAFYGDTITIKDNLEGIEFTLSKADISELKINRSSTVGQNYDLVLSKYPTDIKIEHQDINQKLFYRQTEKNLRLYHTELRNDSIQARIILKDSVGFSLDTMVYLKFEESDRIKEKLEQSINSGLGFLNEIKAELTFNKPISEINLDSLFVKYDTASIIKIERDWIYLKDSTNYTKINIDIPITDSLTNSTFTIFAADSTFKDVEGLYNENKIEANYKKLASETLVTSLDVTIDTDFRPLLIQLLDKNGSKVYKEAYLEETNKHSFKDFEAGTYTLRVILDENGNKRWDPSNMLQNKQAEKVYYYRNPNDTKSMDIIVKAGWTNDILVITKSINNLPSDTTENTEDIKLIREENERN, from the coding sequence ATGAAATTATTAATTAAAATATTCTCAATAATTATCATTATAATTTTATATTCTTGTGCAAAACAAAACACTCCAATGGGTGGAGATAAAGATGAAACACCACCAGAATTACTTTCTATCAAACCAATTAATGAATCAACAAACATTAAACCTGAAACAATAGAACTTGAATTCAACGAATTTATAAAAATTGAAACACCCAATAAACTAATTATTGTCACACCAAGAATAAACAAAGATGAAATGATTGTAACTGCTTTAAAAAATAAAGTAGTTATCAAACTTAATCAAGAACTTGAAGACAGTACAACATACGTATTCAATTTTCAAAAAAGTATTCAAGATATTACAGAAAGCAATCCTGCAGAGAATTTGAAGCTTGTGTTTTCCACAGGTGAATATATTGATAGTCTAAAACTAAAGGGAAATGTTACTTACACATTTCCACCAAAAGAAAAATTCATTAAAGATGTATTAATAGGTCTTTATGAAAAAAATGATACAACAGACGTACTCACAGCAGCACCTTATTACATAGCAGCAGCTGATAGTTCTGGCAATTTTGAGATCACCAATATCAAAGCTGGTGAATATAGAGCATATGCTTGGTTTGATTCAAATAACAACCTTAAAGCTGAAGATAAATCCGAACCTTATGCCTTTTATGGAGATACAATAACGATTAAAGATAATCTTGAAGGAATAGAATTTACATTATCAAAAGCAGATATTTCAGAATTAAAAATTAACAGATCATCAACAGTAGGACAAAACTACGACCTAGTTTTAAGCAAATATCCTACAGATATCAAAATAGAACATCAGGATATAAATCAGAAACTATTTTATAGACAAACAGAAAAAAATCTTAGACTATATCATACAGAATTAAGAAATGACAGCATACAAGCAAGAATAATACTTAAAGATTCTGTTGGTTTTTCATTAGATACAATGGTCTATCTTAAATTTGAAGAAAGTGATAGAATTAAAGAAAAATTAGAGCAATCTATAAATTCAGGATTAGGATTTCTTAATGAAATTAAAGCAGAATTAACATTTAACAAACCTATCTCAGAAATCAATTTAGATTCGCTTTTTGTCAAATATGATACAGCATCTATCATTAAAATAGAAAGAGATTGGATTTATCTAAAGGATAGTACAAATTACACAAAAATCAATATTGATATCCCCATCACAGATAGTTTAACGAATTCTACATTTACAATATTTGCAGCAGATTCTACTTTTAAAGATGTTGAAGGACTTTACAATGAAAATAAAATAGAAGCTAATTATAAAAAATTAGCTTCAGAAACACTAGTGACATCTTTGGACGTAACAATAGATACTGATTTCAGACCTTTATTAATACAACTTTTAGATAAAAATGGATCAAAAGTTTATAAAGAGGCATATCTAGAAGAAACAAATAAACATTCATTTAAAGATTTTGAAGCAGGAACATACACATTAAGAGTTATACTTGACGAGAATGGAAATAAAAGATGGGATCCTTCTAATATGCTACAAAACAAGCAAGCTGAGAAAGTCTATTATTATAGAAATCCAAATGACACTAAATCAATGGATATCATCGTAAAAGCAGGATGGACAAATGATATTCTCGTAATAACAAAATCAATTAATAATCTACCATCTGACACTACCGAAAATACAGAAGATATCAAATTAATAAGAGAAGAAAACGAAAGAAACTAG
- a CDS encoding exodeoxyribonuclease III — translation MKIVSYNVNGIRAALNKGFADWLKATDPDIIGLQEVKALENQIDKSIFEDLGYQISWFPAVKKGYSGTAILSKQKPKHVEFGIGYQDYDDEGRLIRADFDEFSFISAYFPSGTTGDIRQDFKYKFLDDIYGYTQDLSRKFPNLIISGDYNICHKPIDIHNPISNKNSSGFLPEERAWMDKFTESGFIDTFREHNQEPHQYTWWSYRAGARAKNLGWRIDYHMATPSIASKVKRAIILPEAHHSDHCPIMIEL, via the coding sequence ATGAAAATCGTATCCTATAACGTCAATGGAATAAGAGCTGCCTTGAACAAAGGCTTCGCAGATTGGCTAAAAGCAACTGATCCAGACATCATAGGCTTGCAAGAAGTAAAAGCACTCGAAAATCAAATAGACAAAAGCATATTTGAAGATCTAGGCTACCAAATAAGTTGGTTTCCTGCAGTAAAAAAAGGCTATAGTGGGACAGCTATACTTTCCAAACAAAAACCAAAGCATGTAGAATTTGGAATAGGCTATCAAGATTATGATGATGAAGGAAGATTAATTAGAGCAGATTTTGATGAATTCTCATTTATCTCTGCTTATTTTCCTTCAGGAACTACAGGGGATATTAGGCAAGATTTCAAATATAAGTTTTTGGATGACATATATGGTTACACACAAGATTTAAGCAGAAAATTTCCTAATTTGATAATAAGTGGAGATTATAACATTTGTCATAAGCCTATAGATATTCACAATCCTATCTCCAACAAAAACTCTTCTGGTTTCTTACCAGAAGAAAGAGCATGGATGGACAAATTTACTGAAAGTGGATTTATAGACACTTTTAGAGAACATAATCAAGAACCACATCAATATACTTGGTGGAGCTACAGAGCAGGAGCAAGAGCCAAAAACTTAGGTTGGAGAATAGACTATCACATGGCGACGCCATCAATAGCATCAAAAGTAAAAAGAGCAATCATATTACCAGAGGCACATCACTCAGATCACTGTCCAATTATGATCGAACTTTAG
- a CDS encoding class I SAM-dependent methyltransferase codes for MNKRLTKCPLCKSGLFLNHFYATDHSVSKEIFRLCKCSNCELIFTNPRPDKLSIGKYYQFEDYISHQDKSNNITNRLYKQVRKITLNSKIKLLKKYTLSNSNILDYGCGTGYFLQKAQENGYKIDGIEPNNKAREIAGSLGLKISKQIDEIEDSKKFDTITLFHVLEHIHGLRKTLQSLLKKLKKEGTLIIAVPNIDSWDAKHYKENWAALDVPRHLYHFNQKSMSFLAEEMKLSIVDKKPMPFDSYYVSILSEQHIHPNESTLKTYLKAVKNGFISNKWAKSNENNYSSILYILKKK; via the coding sequence ATGAACAAAAGATTAACCAAATGCCCACTCTGTAAAAGTGGGCTTTTTCTTAATCATTTCTATGCTACAGATCATTCTGTAAGCAAGGAAATTTTTCGTCTATGTAAATGCAGCAACTGTGAATTAATTTTTACAAACCCAAGACCAGACAAATTATCAATAGGAAAATATTATCAATTTGAAGACTATATATCTCACCAAGACAAGTCAAATAATATTACCAATAGATTATATAAACAAGTAAGAAAAATAACACTTAACAGTAAAATTAAACTTTTAAAAAAATACACGCTATCCAATTCTAATATTCTTGATTACGGTTGTGGAACAGGCTATTTTCTACAAAAAGCACAAGAAAATGGTTATAAAATAGATGGAATAGAGCCTAACAATAAAGCAAGAGAAATAGCAGGATCACTTGGTTTGAAGATATCAAAGCAAATAGATGAAATAGAAGATTCTAAAAAATTTGATACCATTACATTATTTCATGTGTTGGAACATATACATGGTTTGAGAAAAACACTTCAAAGTCTACTAAAAAAATTAAAAAAAGAAGGTACATTAATTATTGCAGTTCCTAACATTGATTCATGGGATGCAAAACACTACAAAGAAAACTGGGCAGCATTAGATGTTCCAAGACATCTGTATCATTTTAATCAAAAAAGTATGTCATTTTTAGCAGAAGAAATGAAACTTTCTATCGTTGATAAAAAACCAATGCCATTTGACAGCTATTATGTTTCCATATTATCAGAGCAACATATTCATCCAAATGAAAGTACTTTAAAAACTTACCTAAAAGCTGTAAAGAATGGTTTCATTTCAAACAAATGGGCAAAATCTAATGAAAATAATTACTCTAGTATATTATATATTTTAAAGAAGAAATGA
- a CDS encoding carboxymuconolactone decarboxylase family protein, with the protein MNLIEEFNDYRSRMNEKIMSADNKVIKRFFNLDTNAYSEGAVDVKTKEMIGLACSMVLRCDDCIKYHLGKSYEAGLSKEEVFEVFSIATLIGGSIVIPHLRRAAEYWELLEEEGKKHV; encoded by the coding sequence ATGAATTTAATAGAAGAATTCAACGATTACAGAAGTCGAATGAATGAAAAAATCATGTCGGCTGACAATAAAGTCATAAAGCGTTTCTTTAACCTTGATACCAATGCTTACTCAGAAGGAGCTGTAGATGTCAAAACAAAAGAAATGATAGGTCTTGCTTGCTCAATGGTGCTCCGCTGTGATGATTGTATCAAATATCATCTTGGCAAATCCTATGAAGCAGGATTAAGTAAAGAAGAAGTTTTTGAAGTATTTTCGATTGCTACACTCATTGGTGGATCTATTGTAATCCCACATTTGAGAAGAGCTGCAGAATATTGGGAACTGTTAGAAGAAGAAGGAAAAAAGCATGTATAA